A section of the Sphingobium sp. CAP-1 genome encodes:
- a CDS encoding type IV secretory system conjugative DNA transfer family protein, protein MVTVAGSRAGKGRSAIVPNLALWPGSCVVLDPKGENATKTARWRMQLPGHRVVVIDPFGVAHVPDELRGTFNPLDLIKENDEAAVDIAAAIGDALVVPGDSRDSHWDESARQLLEALILHVTTAAPPERRNLAHVRRLLTEGDQEAMARDNLKSPFDALWADMVAPEVERLDALAGVIRGGAESLMSMGDNERGSVLSTTRRNTKFLDSPAIGRAIAGSTVDLDDLKTLAGGMSLYVCLPARFLATHARFLRMVINLVLFRMEAMGLNAPACGSSVLFVMDEFASLGRLEAIEKAAGLMAGYGVKLWPILQDLTQLKRHYKESWETFLGNAGLLQFFGNTDLTTLEWLEKRMGQTQITITTEGSSVAEADGKSEGITQAETKGTQKSAGKTEGHNQMAPLSSLTARQGGEGIIDSLTRSGASDVSVSGGTTTSEALSASNSESKQTGSSKSTTETRSLNQSAQVRPLCRVDEIARYFDRDTGLQVVFVSGGHPLVLKRTPYDTDPQFTALAALERPDPA, encoded by the coding sequence ATGGTGACAGTAGCAGGTAGTCGTGCAGGCAAAGGTCGCTCGGCTATCGTTCCCAATTTAGCGTTGTGGCCTGGAAGCTGTGTCGTCCTCGATCCCAAGGGAGAGAACGCGACGAAAACGGCACGTTGGCGGATGCAGCTCCCCGGCCATCGCGTGGTGGTGATTGATCCGTTTGGCGTGGCACATGTGCCTGACGAACTGCGCGGGACATTCAACCCGCTCGATCTCATCAAAGAGAACGACGAGGCCGCGGTCGATATTGCCGCTGCCATTGGCGATGCTCTGGTCGTCCCTGGTGATAGTCGTGACTCCCATTGGGACGAAAGCGCCCGCCAACTGCTCGAAGCTCTGATTTTGCATGTGACCACCGCCGCGCCACCCGAACGGCGAAATCTAGCGCATGTGCGACGGCTGCTGACTGAGGGCGATCAGGAAGCCATGGCGCGGGATAATCTTAAATCCCCATTCGATGCGCTGTGGGCCGATATGGTCGCCCCCGAAGTCGAACGCCTGGACGCGCTCGCGGGCGTGATCCGTGGCGGCGCTGAATCCTTAATGTCGATGGGGGATAACGAACGCGGGAGCGTCCTTTCGACCACTCGGCGCAATACCAAGTTTCTCGACTCCCCCGCGATCGGGCGAGCGATCGCGGGAAGCACGGTCGATCTCGATGATTTGAAAACGCTCGCGGGCGGAATGTCGCTCTATGTTTGTCTGCCGGCGCGGTTCCTGGCGACACATGCCCGCTTTCTGCGAATGGTCATCAACCTGGTGCTTTTTCGTATGGAAGCAATGGGCCTCAATGCCCCTGCTTGCGGGTCGTCCGTGCTTTTCGTGATGGACGAATTTGCGAGCCTGGGCCGATTGGAAGCCATAGAAAAAGCGGCGGGCCTCATGGCAGGCTATGGCGTGAAGCTCTGGCCGATCCTGCAAGACCTGACCCAGCTCAAACGCCATTACAAAGAAAGCTGGGAAACCTTCCTCGGCAATGCGGGCCTCCTGCAATTTTTCGGCAACACCGATCTGACGACACTGGAATGGCTCGAAAAGCGTATGGGCCAAACGCAAATCACAATCACGACCGAGGGAAGCTCGGTCGCGGAAGCTGACGGAAAATCCGAAGGTATCACCCAGGCCGAAACCAAAGGGACGCAGAAGTCTGCCGGAAAAACAGAAGGTCATAACCAAATGGCACCGCTGTCGTCGCTGACGGCCCGCCAAGGCGGTGAGGGGATCATTGACAGCCTGACCCGTTCGGGCGCGTCTGACGTGTCAGTGAGTGGCGGCACGACCACCTCGGAAGCCTTATCGGCCTCTAACAGCGAGAGCAAGCAAACGGGATCGTCAAAATCGACCACGGAAACGCGGTCGCTTAATCAATCGGCGCAAGTGCGGCCTTTGTGTCGCGTCGATGAAATCGCCCGATATTTTGATCGTGATACAGGACTGCAAGTCGTGTTTGTCAGTGGCGGGCATCCCCTCGTGCTCAAACGAACGCCCTATGACACTGACCCGCAATTCACTGCACTGGCTGCGCTTGAGCGACCTGATCCTGCGTGA
- a CDS encoding HTH-like domain-containing protein: MTAADAIQNIKAAIEASPRNGYVAELHLQVIKYADELEGMTGKEFCQAMGIGASFGTEFAKMRKISDRLRAAGLDTQRI; this comes from the coding sequence ATGACCGCCGCAGACGCTATTCAAAATATTAAAGCCGCAATCGAAGCATCACCCCGAAATGGGTATGTGGCCGAGCTGCATCTCCAGGTCATCAAATACGCTGATGAACTTGAAGGTATGACAGGCAAAGAGTTTTGTCAGGCAATGGGCATCGGAGCCTCATTCGGCACCGAATTTGCCAAAATGCGTAAGATTTCTGACCGTCTGCGAGCGGCAGGGTTAGACACACAGCGAATTTGA